One window of the Clupea harengus chromosome 20, Ch_v2.0.2, whole genome shotgun sequence genome contains the following:
- the c20hxorf65 gene encoding uncharacterized protein CXorf65 homolog: MFVYIKHGDSEQFLTNTNCPIMLLLHYIRAKLGLPESGQSDGAYVSITPHVVNPDPALLEALQTQTESLEKSRLKQLRILEDRRSTGETPSQAQSTQQAKGKGKNVHMDTPDEEPQRRTGGRRTRN, translated from the exons ATGTTCGTCTACATAAAACATGGAG ATAGTGAGCAGTTCCTCACCAATACCAACTGCCCTatcatgctgctgctgcactaCATAAGAGCCAAGCTTGGGCTGCCAGAATCAG GGCAGTCTGACGGGGCTTATGTCTCAATCACACCTCATGTGGTCAACCCTGACCCTGCTCTACTAG aggCCTTGCAAACACAGACTGAGAGTTTGGAGAAGTCCCGTCTCAAGCAGCTTCGAATCTTAGAGGACAGGCGGTCTACAGGGGAGACTCCCTCTCAAGCCCAGTCTACTCAACAG GCTAAAGGGAAAGGCAAAAACGTTCACATGGACACACCTGATGAGGAACCACAGCGTCGCACTGGGGGCCGAAGGACCAGGAACTGA
- the il2rgb gene encoding interleukin 2 receptor, gamma b, with the protein MIPSKSFSVLCLVLFCVMGCSTSIPSIYCYSVNLENVNCTWNCIHSGGNFTFRSKFEGETHSGCPAYQYKDGCSVGCIFPSIQNRFTSLYTTLSNGTALRNQTHDIRNDVKLHPPQNLTALGNSSVGDISLQWNFSKPALEKCVESNVAYRKDSGEWQSSSVLLPGSTSYTLAKVSQTQTYIFRVRCRIASQCAESKLWSDWSTAVSWGPLKPSASAETPVRNVLLMVFGVVTLAIILVIMVRVLLECERIKVIFVPVVPDPTRKLNDLFYEFGGNVEGWVRISPELREAFEPDFTEATCAVRESKPTV; encoded by the exons atgattcccAGCAAATCATTCTCAGTGCTGTGCCTTGTATTATTTTGTGTGATGGGATGTTCCACCTCCATACCAA GTATATATTGTTACAGTGTTAATTTGGAAAATGTGAACTGCACCTGGAATTGCATTCACAGTGGTGGAAACTTCACTTTCAGGAGCAA GTTTGAAGGCGAAACACACAGCGGGTGCCCGGCCTATCAGTACAAGGATGGGTGTAGTGTTGGCTGCATCTTTCCTTCTATTCAGAACAGATTCACGAGCCTGTACACCACACTGTCTAATGGGACCGCACTGAGAAATCAGACACATGACATTAGAAATGATG TGAAACTTCACCCACCCCAGAATCTAACAGCGTTGGGCAACAGTTCTGTTGGGGATATATCCCTACAGTGGAACTTTAGTAAACCTGCTCTAGAGAAATGTGTCGAGAGTAATGTTGCTTACCGGAAGGACTCAGGGGAATGGCAG AGCTCAAGTGTGCTTTTACCTGGGAGCACTTCCTACACTTTGGCCAAAgtctctcagacacaaacatacatatttcGAGTCCGCTGCCGGATCGCTAGTCAATGTGCAGAGTCCAAACTATGGAGTGACTGGAGTACAGCTGTGTCATGGGGGCCCTTGAAACCCAGCGCTTCAGCAG aAACCCCGGTGCGAAACGTCCTACTTATGGTGTTTGGGGTTGTGACACTTGCCATCATCCTGGTCATCATGGTTCGTGTTCTATTAGAATGCGAGAG GATTAAGGTGATCTTTGTGCCGGTTGTTCCTGACCCAACCCGAAAGCTCAATGACCTCTTCTATGAATTTGGTGGGAATGTTGAG GGATGGGTACGCATCTCTCCAGAACTGAGGGAGGCCTTTGAACCGGACTTCACTGAGGCTACTTGTGCTGTGAGGGAGTCCAAACCAACCGTGTAG
- the zgc:92907 gene encoding UDP-N-acetylglucosamine transferase subunit ALG13 homolog — MTRVFVTVGTTKFDELIENVISEENVKVLIDRGYTELTLQVGHGSHLPSPGSCSGLKMDAFRFKDSISDDMKQADLVISHAGAGSCLEALGAQKALLVVVNDKLMDNHQLELARQLHSNSHLLYCTCSTLTETLKTMDFSTLMPFLPGQPQNFAKFLDKALGIA, encoded by the exons ATGACGCGCGTGTTTGTAACAGTCGGAACAACAAAATTTGATGAACTGATCGAGAATGTGATTTCCGAGGAAAACGTTAAG gtTTTAATCGATCGTGGTTACACAGAATTAACCCTTCAAGTTGGTCATGGTTCGCACCTCCCTAGTCCTGGAAGTTGTTCAGGACTGAAGATGGATGCTTTCCGTTTTAAAGATTCTATATCGGACGACATGAAACAAGCTGATCTAGTTATCAGTCACGCAG GGGCTGGAAGTTGTCTGGAAGCTCTCGGGGCTCAAAAGGCGCTCCTTGTCGTGGTTAACGACAAGCTGATGGACAATCACCAACTCGAGCTTGCCAGGCAGTTGCATTCCAATTCGCACCTTCTTTACTGCACCTGCAG CACTCTGACTGAAACATTGAAGACCATGGATTTCTCCACACTCATGCCTTTTTTACCTGGTCAGCCACAAAACTTCGCCAAATTCCTGGACAAGGCACTTGGAATTGCGTGA
- the rap2c gene encoding ras-related protein Rap-2c: protein MKEYKVVVLGSGGVGKSALTVQFVTGTFIEKYDPTIEDFYRKEIEVDSSPSVLEILDTAGTEQFASMRDLYIKNGQGFILVYSLVNQQSFQDIRPMRDQIVRVKRFEKVPLILVGNKVDLESEREVAGSDGRALAQEWGCPFIETSAKSKTMVDELFAEIVRQMNYATLPEKQEQCCTACVVQ from the exons ATGAAGGAGTATAAAGTGGTTGTGCTGGGCAGTGGTGGCGTCGGCAAGTCCGCGCTAACCGTCCAGTTTGTCACTGGCACATTCATTGAGAAATATGACCCTACCATAGAGGATTTCTATCGGAAAGAGATTGAAGTTGATTCGTCTCCGTCAGTGTTGGAGATTCTGGACACCGCAGGAACCGAGCAGTTTGCATCGATGAGAGACCTGTATATAAAAAACGGCCAAGGCTTTATCCTAGTTTACAGTCTGGTCAACCAACAGTCATTTCAG GACATCAGACCCATGAGGGATCAGATTGTGAGGGTGAAACGTTTTGAGAAAGTCCCGCTCATCCTGGTGGGCAATAAAGTGGATCTGGAGTCTGAGCGAGAGGTGGCGGGCTCGGACGGCCGTGCGTTGGCTCAGGAGTGGGGCTGCCCGTTCATCGAGACGTCAGCCAAAAGCAAGACCATGGTGGATGAGCTGTTTGCGGAAATTGTGAGGCAAATGAACTACGCAACACTGCCAGAGAAACAAGAGCAATGCTGCACAGCTTGCGTGGTGCAGTGA